The following are encoded in a window of Scophthalmus maximus strain ysfricsl-2021 chromosome 2, ASM2237912v1, whole genome shotgun sequence genomic DNA:
- the LOC118300912 gene encoding palmitoyltransferase ZDHHC23-A, protein MKWEKLKPPEPDDPMCCCECDLYQCGCCCDCEDLDEAFNRWLRDKPPKSVCQSAVLGAVIDNLEISMIPALVLLPLLLRVAALHYLLGIIILTALPGLVLWYYYATHRKKRRTLFFLTLALFSLAYMYYLFITEILPLGDVSRLQVGAVTAGMILTVGSLIHTKRGPGFVTSGEVADKESTHLSGCIQSAASSSSSSSSSSSSSSSAAGTAAELQTTKTALTEKWSRCTVCKIMRPPRAGHCRTCGACVQRLDHHCVWINSCVGQANHRSFLLTLVVFVLTSLYGIGLVLRSLCPRQYVVTALLYCPGVYSQSSTALCFTCAWYSSIVAGGLLYLLVAQVINISFNVTEREAQLALRNNTGQSRLWGLAIDTGEHSRGFCQNWAEFLTMAGKWYLIGFATNAQWFTNRRASMKMGTAVFTPTADGDLDMSYASLTPDGSCWRMNGLAQKTEVPGKFTYTSESWENQNDMRMVDVKYDEYALAHTIKTKEGDITIVNKLYGRGFELSAELLEKFRQFSLETGILPENIAFLPKNGECPAA, encoded by the exons ATGAAATGGGAGAAGTTAAAGCCGCCGGAGCCGGACGACCCCATGTGTTGCTGTGAGTGTGATCTCTACCAGTGTGGATGCTGCTGTGACTGTGAGGATCTGGACGAAGCCTTCAACAG GTGGCTGAGAGACAAACCACCTAAAAGCGTCTGTCAGTCCGCCGTCCTCGGGGCTGTGATCGACAACCTGGAGATCTCCATGATCCCGGCCCtggtgctgctgcctctgctgctgcggGTCGCGGCGCTGCACTACCTGCTgggcatcatcatcctcaccgcCCTGCCCGGCCTGGTCCTCTGGTACTACTACGCCACGCACCGGAAGAAGAGGCGcaccctcttcttcctcactctcgctctcttctctctggccTACATGTATTACCTCTTCATCACGGAGATCTTGCCACTCGGGGACGTCAGCCGGCTGCAGGTGGGCGCTGTGACTGCTGGGATGATCCTCACTGTCGGCTCTCTGATCCACACCAAGAGAGGCCCGGGGTTCGTGACCTCTGGTGAGGTGGCTGACAAGGAATCCACACACCTCAGTGGATGTATCCAATCAgcggcctcctcttcctcctcctcctcctcctcctcctcctcctcctcctcggccgcAGGGACTGCAGCAGAGTTGCAGACGACAAAAACGGCCTTGACGGAAAAATGGAGCAGGTGCACTGTGTGCAAAATAATGCGACCCCCGCGGGCTGGACACTGTCGAACCTGCGGAGCCTGCGTCCAGCGTCTGGATCACCACTGTGTCTG GATTAACAGCTGCGTCGGACAGGCAAACCACCGCAGTTTCCTGCTGACCCTCGTCGTGTTCGTGTTGACCTCTCTGTATGGGATCGGCCTGGTACTTCGCAGCCTCTGTCCTCGTCAGTACGTGGTGACGGCTCTCCTCTACTGCCCCGGTGTCTACAGTCAGTCGAG CACAGCCCTTTGCTTCACCTGTGCTTGGTACAGCAGCATTGTTGCGGGTGGACTGCTCTACCTGTTAGTGGCGCAGGTTATAAACATCAGCTTCAACGTGACGGAGCGCGAGGCTCAGCTGGCTCTGAGGAACAACACGGGCCAGAGCCGCCTGTGGGGACTCGCCATCGACACGGGAGAGCATTCACGTGGCTTCTGTCAGAACTGGGCTGAGTTCCTCACC ATGGCGGGAAAGTGGTACCTGATCGGATTTGCCACCAATGCCCAGTGGTTTACCAATCGCAGGGCCAGCATGAAGATGGGCACGGCCGTGTTCACCCCTACCGCCGATGGGGACCTGGACATGTCATATGCCAGTCTCAC CCCCGATGGTTCTTGTTGGAGAATGAACGGCCTGGCCCAGAAGACGGAGGTGCCTGGAAAGTTCACATACACAAGTGAGA GCTGGGAGAATCAGAATGACATGCGCATGGTTGACGTGAAGTATGACGAGTACGCCCTGGCTCACACCATCAAGACCAAAGAGGGTGACATCACCATCGTCAACAAACTATATG GCCGTGGATTTGAGCTGAGcgcggagctgctggagaagttCAGGCAGTTCTCCTTGGAGACTGGCATCCTGCCTGAAAATATTGCTTTCCTGCCAAAAAATG GGGAATGCCCAGCTGCCTAG